One stretch of Microcebus murinus isolate Inina chromosome 12, M.murinus_Inina_mat1.0, whole genome shotgun sequence DNA includes these proteins:
- the LOC105870539 gene encoding olfactory receptor 13C9, giving the protein MEWENQTILVEFFLKGLSGYPRLELLFFVLILAMYVIILLGNGTLILISILDSHLHTPMYFFLGNLSFLDICYTTTSIPSTLVRFLSERKTISFSGCAVQMFLGLAMGTTECVLLGMMAFDRYVAICNPLRYPIIMSRDAYVPMAAGSWFAGLVNSAVQTAFVVQLPFCRNSVINHFSCEILAVMKMACADISGNEFIMLVATTLFTLMPLLLIVISYSLIIASILKIRSSEGRSKAFSTCSAHLTVVIIFYGTILFMYMKPKSKETLNLDDLNATDKLISMFYGVMTPMMNPLIYSLRNKDVKEAVRHLLSRRFFSK; this is encoded by the coding sequence ATGGAATGGGAAAACCAAACCATTTTGGTGGAATTTTTTCTGAAGGGGCTTTCTGGTTACCCAAGGCTTGAGTTACTCTTTTTTGTGCTGATCCTAGCAATGTATGTGATCATCCTTCTGGGCAATGGTACTCTCATTTTAATCAGCATCTTGGACTCTCACCTTCACACCCCTATGTACTTCTTCCTGGGCAACCTCTCATTCTTGGACATCTGCtacaccaccacctccatccccTCTACGCTGGTGAGATTCCTCTCAGAGAGAAAGACCATTTCCTTCTCTGGCTGTGCAGTGCAGATGTTCCTTGGGTTGGCCATGGGAACAACAGAGTGTGTGCTCCTGGGCATGATGGCCtttgaccgctatgtggccatctgcaacccTCTGAGATATCCCATCATCATGAGCAGGGATGCCTATGTGCCCATGGCAGCTGGGTCCTGGTTTGCAGGGCTTGTCAACTCTGCCGTACAAACTGCATTTGTGGTACAATTGCCTTTCTGTAGGAATAGCGTCATCAATCATTTCTCCTGTGAAATTCTGGCTGTCATGAAGATGGCCTGTGCTGACATCTCAGGCAATGAGTTCATCATGCTTGTGGCCACGACATTGTTCACATTGATGCCACTGCTCTTGATTGTCATCTCTTATTCATTAATCATTGCCAGCATCCTCAAGATCCGCTCTTCTGAGGGGAGAAGCAAAGCCTTCTCTACCTGCTCAGCCCATCTCACTGTGGTGATAATATTCTATGGGACCATCCTCTTCATGTACATGAAGCCCAAGTCTAAAGAGACACTAAATTTAGATGACTTGAATGCTACCGACAAACTTATATCCATGTTCTATGGGGTGATGACCCCCATGATGAATCCTTTAATCTATAGCCTCAGAAACAAGGATGTGAAAGAGGCAGTAAGACATCTACTGAGCAGAAGGTTCTTTAGCAAGTGA
- the LOC105870540 gene encoding olfactory receptor 13C2 yields MEWENQTILVEFFLKGLSGYPRLELLFFVLILAMYVIILLGNGTLILISILDSHLHTPMYFFLGNLSFLDICYTTTSIPSTLVRFLSERKTISFSGCAVQMFLGLAMGTTECVLLGMMAFDRYVAICNPLRYPIIMSRDAYVPMAAGSWIIGVFNSAVQTVFVVQLPFCRNNVINHFSCEILAVMKLACADISGNEFIMVVATTLFILTPLLLIIISYTLIIANILKIRSSEGRSKAFSTCSAHLTVVIIFYGTILFMYMKPKSKETLNSDDLDATDKLISMFYGVVTPMMNPLIYSLRNKDVKEAVKHLLRRKVLKNFLKTK; encoded by the coding sequence ATGGAATGGGAAAACCAAACCATTTTGGTGGAATTTTTTCTGAAGGGGCTTTCTGGTTACCCAAGACTTGAGTTACTCTTTTTTGTGCTGATCCTAGCAATGTATGTGATCATCCTTCTGGGCAATGGTACTCTCATTTTAATCAGCATCTTGGACTCTCACCTTCACACCCCTATGTACTTCTTCCTGGGCAACCTCTCCTTCTTGGACATCTGCtacaccaccacctccatccccTCTACGCTAGTGAGATTCCTCTCAGAGAGAAAGACCATTTCCTTCTCTGGCTGTGCAGTGCAGATGTTCCTTGGGTTGGCCATGGGAACAACAGAGTGTGTGCTTCTGGGCATGATGGCCtttgaccgctatgtggccatctgcaacccTCTGAGATATCCCATCATCATGAGCAGGGATGCCTATGTGCCCATGGCAGCTGGGTCCTGGATCATAGGGGTCTTCAACTCTGCCGTACAAACAGTATTTGTAGTACAATTGCCTTTCTGTAGGAATAACGTCATCAATCATTTCTCCTGTGAAATTCTGGCTGTCATGAAATTGGCCTGTGCTGACATCTCAGGCAATGAGTTCATCATGGTTGTGGCCACGACATTGTTCATATTGACACCTTTGTTATTAATCATTATCTCTTATACATTAATCATTGCCAACATCCTCAAGATCCGCTCTTCTGAGGGGAGAAGCAAAGCCTTCTCTACCTGCTCAGCTCATCTGACTGTGGTGATAATATTCTATGGGACCATCCTCTTCATGTACATGAAGCCCAAGTCTAAAGAGACACTTAATTCAGATGACTTGGATGCTACCGACAAACTTATATCCATGTTCTATGGGGTGGTGACGCCCATGATGAATCCTTTAATCTATAGTCTTAGGAACAAGGATGTGAAGGAAGCAGTAAAACACCTACTgagaagaaaagttttaaaaaactttttaaaaactaaatga